CGCTCCTGCCGCGATCTCGCGGAGCACCCGGTCACGCGGACCGCGAGCGACCCGGCCTGCGCGGAGTGCCTCGTCGAGGGCACCCGGTGGGTGTCGCTGCGCCAGTGCCTGAGCTGCGGGCACGTGGGCTGCTGCGACTCCTCGGTCGGCAGGCACGCCACGGGCCACTTCCACGAGAGCCTGCACCCGGTCGTGCAGTCGGCCGAGCCCGACGAGTCGTGGCGCTGGTGCTACGTGCACGACATCACCGGCTGACTGACCCCTCGTCCTGGGTAGTGAGGGACGGACTGGTCGCTCCGGGGCCCGAAAACCGACCAAACCGTCCCTCACTACCCAGTCCGGGCGCGACTACGCTCGGCGGATGGGAGCGCCCGCGATCGTCATCGCCTCCACCCACCACGCCGCCGAGCTGGGTGAGGCGTTCGCCCGCTACGAGCGGGAGTACGACGTCCGCCACGTCAGCGACGAGGTGATGGCCAAGGCCACGGCCAAGGAGCTGGTCCACTCCGGACACCAGGTCGCCCTCTTCGTCGTCGACAGCGACCACGACCGCGACAAGCTGGTCGGACTGATCAACGGCACCCGCCAGGCGGTGCCCACCTCGCGCCGGCTGATCGTCACCCACGTCAGCCGCTTCCGCGAGGACAACCAGACCTTCCGCCACGCCGTCGCGGCCGGCAAGGTCGACGCGCTGCTGCTGATGCCGCAGGGCCCCCGCGACGAGGAGTTCCACCTCGCCGTCGGCGAGCTGCTCAACGAGTGGAACGCGACGGTGGCGACACCGGTCGTCGAGAGCGTGCGCATCATCACCCCGGAGAAGGACGCCCTCGCCCGCGACCTCCTCGACTACCTCGCCCGGGTCGGCATGCCGGCCGGGGTGCACCACCCCGACAGCGAGGTCGGGCGCCGGGTGATGGCGACCTGCCCGGACGAGGTCGGCCACTGGCCGGTCGTGTCCTCGCTGGCCGGCTGGTCGGGGCACTGCCCCGACGTCCGCTCGCTCGCCATCCGGCTCTACGGCCGCCCCGACGAGATCGACGTCGACCAGGTGGTCGACCTCGTGGTCGTCGGCGCCGGGCCGGCCGGTCTCGCCGCGAGCGTCTACGCCTCCAGCGAGGGACTGTCCACCGTCTGCCTGGAGGCCGAGGCCATCGGCGGGCAGGCCGGCACCAGCTCGATGATCCGCAACTACCTCGGCTTCCCGCGCGGCATCTCCGGCATGCGCCTGGCCCAGCGCGCCCGCGGCCAGGCGCTGCGCTTCGGCACCCGGTTCTTCACCGGCTGGCCTGCGACGGGCATCTCCCCGTGCGCCGACGGCGACCACCACGTCGTCCACACCGACGGCGGCGACGTGCACGCCCGCACGGTGCTCGTCTCGACCGGCGTCGACTACCGCCGCCTCGGCGTGGAGTCGCTGGAGGACCTCGTCGGGCGTGGGGTCTACTACGGCGCGGCGATGGCAGCGGCCCGCGAGCTGGCCGGCG
The sequence above is drawn from the Nocardioides sp. zg-1228 genome and encodes:
- a CDS encoding FAD-dependent oxidoreductase, with protein sequence MGAPAIVIASTHHAAELGEAFARYEREYDVRHVSDEVMAKATAKELVHSGHQVALFVVDSDHDRDKLVGLINGTRQAVPTSRRLIVTHVSRFREDNQTFRHAVAAGKVDALLLMPQGPRDEEFHLAVGELLNEWNATVATPVVESVRIITPEKDALARDLLDYLARVGMPAGVHHPDSEVGRRVMATCPDEVGHWPVVSSLAGWSGHCPDVRSLAIRLYGRPDEIDVDQVVDLVVVGAGPAGLAASVYASSEGLSTVCLEAEAIGGQAGTSSMIRNYLGFPRGISGMRLAQRARGQALRFGTRFFTGWPATGISPCADGDHHVVHTDGGDVHARTVLVSTGVDYRRLGVESLEDLVGRGVYYGAAMAAARELAGDHVVVVGGGNSAGQAAVHAARFASAVTLVVRRPDLRETMSSYLIDEIEWNPRVTVRTCTRVVDGGPDDVGQLAWLDVEDVDSGARERVEARGLFLLLGASPECGWLPPTVLRDDRGFVLTGRDVGSEHWVDGVPPAELATTLPGVFAGGDIRAGSMKRVASATGEGASVVASVHAWLGR